TGAATACTGTTTGTTCTTTTAAACTAGAACTCTGTATTTGCATAAACATGGTTACATGATCCTAACCGGCTTGATGATCCATGTGAAATATTACTCTTGAGTAGAGTTGGTAAGAGTACAGTTATAGTcttctgttataaataaaaatttACAAAAGAAATTCATAATATTCTAACTTAACTGTATGGATTGTCTACTTGAAAAGCACATTATGCTTTAATCAGAATCAGGTTtaattgccaagcaggtttataCATataaggaatttgctgtggtgtatttgtataaagtataaatattgaaaatagTATAATGATTTTCAAATAGCATTAAGTGTGTAGAAGAAGAGTGTAGATGCAAACAAGACAGAGCTGCTAACGCTGGGGTCAGACTACATGATATCAGCCCGAGTGTAGCCCCAATGCCTCACAAAATCCTATACTAAAGAGAGTTCgatttttctttaatcttcAATTTATGACCAGACCTCATGACCCCATATCACAATATTATTACTGATCCTACATTGTACAGAGATGATAATAATCTTACATCTGGCAACGttgcccctgtgtgtgtgtgtgtgtctgtgtcacaatgaagtcagaaaataacatgcatcattaaaaatgcattttccgAGGTATCACTGCGTCCTATAGGTCTATAGACTCGAACAAAAGCTGATatcgatttttttttaaagtattatgATCATATGCTAAGAATTACAtcaataaaaaattaaataaagcttATTAAGACTAACCAGTCATTTGTCATAGTGATATCGTAATGATTCAcgatatatttatttcaatatcaaAATTATATTGTTGCCTGTTTGGGATCTATACACTGCACACATGGTACATGTCACCGGTCTAttcttttcattgtttcattgtattttgtaccctctataaatacacatttgtcaGATTATTATCATCGCTgacatcacacaaacataaaacactcaCTGTGGATCAAATACATACAATAACGTGGGTACATTTAGCAAAGAGGAATCATTCATGTTCTCATTGAGATGTTAGAACCTTTTAAAGGAAGATATGTTTCTCAGCTTGGAAGATACAATCCTCTGACTTGCATTTCAATCGTCATCAGTCTGCACATTTGAAGAGGGATGAATTGACACGCCTTAAGTAAAACTagatcgcctcctggtggctgccAGCAGTACAGGTCATTGTACATAGAtcgtatcacactgatgtagaAGCTTACATTTTTCCTTTGGGTTCAATCATGAATCATAGAGAGACACACCAATTTCTATACTATgagcacaataataataataataataataataactgcagatttgagagagagaggagagacaaggAGGCAGcttttcatctcttcatctcttcattcaTACCTTATATTCGACAACCTTATATTTTACTcatcttttgtttatttgtttattacctCACACATCCCCTGTGTTTCAGGAGTCTGATTTCCACCTACAGCTCGCAGTCctcctctcagaggagaaatTCACagtctgtgagctgctgctccacttttaatgttgaaaacatgtttgcaaAATGCACCTTTCTCATCTCAAAGACTCCTCAATGAAACCTTTACAAAAATCTGGATAAAATATCATATCCAATTTGAACTAGTGGGATTTGAAGAAACCGACTCTTACTGAGAAGTAAAAGCTATTTCTTTCATTCAGGGACTCCACACAGTAAATCCACACAGGAGGCGTCTGCATTTTTACTCGACCATCTCACACAAGTCTGATGGAATAAACTCAGTCCAGGTGTCTGCTGCacaaaaagtgtatttaattttctttcacaACTAgttgaaaaaaaactgtaattggAAAAAGAACACTTACAGTTTTAAGGAGAACTttaagttttttcattttaccaCAGGGGGTTTAAAGAGTTAAGACTTTTCCCcttataaatgtatattataaatctatgtattttactttatttgaccatatattttattttatttgtattgctttGTATGTACAGTATCATGTAAATCCTTTCTGCTATAAATTCAACAACAATGTCCTGACACATACAGCACTTACAAACACGTGACCGGGACAATCTTCACAGACGTCAAAATGAACATGATGAGGGTGAAGTGAAATTAATGCAAACACctcataaaaataattttatatcaAAGTTTATATGCTTTTGGTAAAACAGATATAAATTCATCAAGCTATTATTGCTACCATCAACTCTATCAACTGCACATACATGTCAGATGCACAAAACAGGACAGGATATatttaatgttcttttttttgtatttgtttcactGAATCGTTGACCTTTACCTCAGGTGTGGATATTAAaccaaacactgcacatcacaGCATCCTACATAGCTGTTTTACTGGGGTTGTCAGGGTCGAAGGTCATGATCTCCATGTGGATAAGACCTGATTGgatgaaaaatgaaagcatAGACTTATTTTCACATCGAGTATTGaccttctttttttaatatccaAACTCTTCAGATAAGAATAAgattatttattctttgtttaGCTTTCATACATGTGTGGCAAAAATCAGGAGGCCACAGTGCCTGTCAACTCCAGTGTCCCGTGCCGTACTCACTCTTCCATTCGCAAACAGCCAGCTCCAGGCTCTCGAAGGAGTCGTCATAAGGCTCGGAGTCCGGCTCACTCTCTGGGTCATGGTATTCAGCCAGGAAGGGGTGGGGAAGACCCTGCTTCGCCGTCAGCCTCGTCTCTggatccagcagcagcatccccTCCAGCAGGTCTACAGCTAGAAGCAGCAGGACcgaaaacagaacattttaatcATCACACAATTGATCAACCACTATTTGGTCACAAGGATGAAGTTTCTGTTGATTTGTCACAAAACTTATTTTGAAGTAAAATGTCTCCCCTCACAGAGTTTCAAGATTCACcccatctcctcatctctcatTTGTTATAAATATACAGCAGTGAGAGATGAACTGATCCTTACAAGCTCGTCAACTCGAGCTGCGCAGctctaatcatgtgacatacctcactttATACATTCCTCTATCATACACACCCTCCCAGTTTGGTGGTCTATTGAAGCTGCAAAGATatcccatctctccctttgcttGTCAGTGCTATTGCTGCCCTGTGTCAGTATCGCTTCCTGTTAAATTCAGTCCCTTCACCAGCCCGGCATCCACCCGTAGGCTCCAACAGAGTGGTGAAAGATATCTGCTCATCATTCCCCGTTATATTAATGTAATTGTTTCTGGGGGAGTGATGAAGTCGGAACCTAGACATTAAACTCAATGATCAGCTGTTTGCGATAAACATTTCAcacgtgagttgtctgactgaaatgatATAGGTGACGATGCTACAGCAAAGTCGTGATGAAGAAGTTTGGGTTCAAATTAAGCTTTTCTTTCCAATTTaagcacaatgtttttcatttaacgTCAACAAGTAGAAGTGGTTCAGTGCACCATTTTCATCCATGGACGGAAACACATCCttgaagtttttcttcttttgtggaGGGAGACCTTGCACATATGACTGCGCCTGTAAAAGAGGTAATAATGGTTACATTTTCTAACAAAGAAAAGAGCATAACATATCAAAAAGAGGTGAATGTTAAAATATTGGTTCGTTATTTTCCACTCATATTTGGAAATATGCTGCATTCATCAGTTGGCTTAAATGTTGGAATTCATGAGGCATGTGGACACAACAAAACTCACGTCTTTACTCTGCATCTTCTGAACCAGGGAGGAGTCTGGTGTTCCTGTCAGGCGAAGGATCTTTTTCAGCTGATCGATACCTGAACAGGCTGGTTAAGGAAGCCTCTGAACGCACAGTACATACACTATGAAGACTTCATGTCAGAGAAGTCGCATGCATCAAAGCCAAAGCTTAAATGTGTGTCTAAATGTCTAAAACTCTTCAGATCGGCGCCCCCCCTCAGGTCCcccaacatacacacgcaaaACTGCAAGATGGTCTACACAAGCCTATAGCCGCCAACCCCCCACAAGAGattgtgtgcttttgtgtgtctgtctgtttagacacaactgacaaatgtgtggaataagtacataattaaagatgggtaaatttcatcatgtgggggCAAAAATTGGGtaaattgaaactccaggagaacagcggGGAAATGCAGTATGGGATGCATACCtaatcatttatataatatatcacttaTATTGTTTAATATCGATTTTCAGTGTTCATACTGGCCCGATCGCTCGCGGCGAGCGGAAAAAAAAGTAGAACAGACCCCGAAAACCATCGCCGCAGGTCGCGAGCCGGCCGCAGCACTTCCCGGCAGCAAAGTTGTGAACAgcccaattgattaacatgggcACGGAAAGGAGGCGGACAGCTTTTCATGGCGCTTCGAGGCGCTTCGGCCTCCGGTGTGTCCCCGGGGGTTAGAGGATGATGGTTTGACGTTAATGCATTTGTTAATATTGCATGTATCACATCATGATAAATTAGCCACTTGTGGCGCCCTCTCTGCATTTTGTGCCCTAGGCAACCGCCTATGTCGCCTATGCTAGGAGCCGCCCCTGGTTGGTTGGTTCATTTCAACTAAAGATCTAGTTGTATTGTATGGAAGCTACAAtaataattatgacttagtatctcattatcattatatacaaagtcataattatgagatataggatttgtattttcttcatcacagtggcggaaatgggcttccatagtATTGCACTGGATTCACAAGAGAAAGCTGAATAGTAAAAATAATGTTCAAATTATATATGACTTATAGTCCTAAGAATGATCAAGCTCCAAAACCCTCTGTCTTCAGAGTCCATTCCAAAGCTGTTTTGAGCATTGagctctggagaatgtccacacaattggGTTTTCATTTCACCCATTATCAACGCAGCAGTAGATGTTTGagaagtgaagtgtttgagtccacaaaacacttttggagtttcaggggtaaacagtgtacCTGATTAGTGACCTAtattcagatgtaataaaacaacagaaaaaacaataccttgttgttttattgcgttgtattggattctgctcgaACAAAGTTTACCCAAGACTCCAggagtgttttgttgactcatacacttcacccacccccccttcggcatagtggtgagtagataatgagtgaatttccatttttgtatgaactatccctttaagtgagaggtggagcagccaggtgcagagccagaggcaggaagtgaggtATTCATttctcactctgacttttgcGTTCActcatgcacctcctctggagaaaatactgCGGAACTGCgtagttcagtgcatgtctgaaagcagctatggATTCATTCAGACATTCTCTTTACTAGGGGTCTGGCAGGAAAACTccacagaaagtccagaggctctcactcagacatgtACATTCTCTCATACAGGGGAGGggtctggagaatgtctggaccTTATCTGGAGTTTAGTCTGAAAGCAGTTCAAGATTACCTTAACAACATAATCAGGTaactttctgttattttctccGACTTCCCTCACCCACAGAGGCCATAACACAACTACATTACAGTCTGTGCATGACAACATAGCTGTCCCACAATGCTTTTCTTACATTACCTTACATTTGAAACATTAAGGGAGGAACAGTGTGAATTTCCCATTGCTTTAGTTGAGCTGAATGTGTGAGGATACTGTCGTGTCCTGGGAAAAGTACCTGGCCAGTAATCATCTCTGCCAGGATACAGGCGGCTGaccagacatccactgagagggAGGACAATAGAGAGACAGTTACATTTAATAGTTTGTCACAACTTACTGCTGCAATACTGGAAACAATGACAGGATAAAGTAAGATGATTTCATCACCTGTCTGACTGTAGTGCATCCAGTTGAATATGATCTCTGGTGCTCTGTACCAGCGTGTTACCACATAACCAGTCATCTCACTCTCCGTCTGTCTCGCCAAGCCAAAATCCAGGATCTGAGAATAGTTACAGTTTAATTCACCCAAAGAAGCATAAGTAATTTTCAGGTTCAAGTTAaagaatttgttgttttttagatCACGACTTTTCAACTTACCTTTAATTCACAGTTCTCATTCACAGCGAGGTTACCAGGCTTCAGATCCTAAAATCAAACCACATCAGCTTTCTTAGTCGCATAATGTCTGGTGAGACTCTAATTTAGGTAGCAGCCATTTAGCTTAGCTTTGCGTGGCTCTGTCATCGGGCCTCATGTTTCTTTGGTTACTCAGCCTGAGCTTATAGAAGGACTATGAGTGTCACCAAAATATTAATCAAAACTTTCATTAATGAATAACTACTTTAAAAATATGCATCAGTAAAAATAATTTGAGATAAAAGCATAttcagaaataaataagaaaatataataagctatttgaaaatgcagagaaataaataactaaatcaaAAACTTATTTAATAAAGAATACAGATTTGAATCAAGTATTGTAAAGTGCAGCTTCTATTTTccagctgcttttttttattagtagCTTTTAAATGTGCTTAGTCTTCTAGCTTCTACATTTGACCTTTTGACTCTACCGACCTGGCACTGCTAAAACCAAGTAAAACTATGCAAATTGGCCAAAACGTGTCACCCTAAtgtattattgtttgtttgactgaGAGAAGTGTAGAGCTGCATGGGCATAACTCCAAAGGAAATAAACCATGTGAAACCAGGATGTTGCTGTACTGCTGAGAGGGCACCCTGTACTGGTTAGGGGTTATACCTGCAAGACAAAAAGTTAACTAAACAAaccccttttttaaattttctttctttaggttatgttttccccTCTGACCTGAATGCATAAAATGCAACTTTGACATACAGCAAAGTGTTTAACGTTTGTTTTCTATtgttatgtaaaatgttttaaagctgctgtaaaATGTTATAGGGCATTCACTTTAATTCGAAAATCACAAATGTGACGCTTCTGCTATGCATTAAATATGAGGTCATTATTTAGACTTTCTCTCAACACCCCGCACTCCAGCTTCCCTCAtgtaaaatttaatttaaatttagcTTAAACTATATATTACTGGAGACAGTAATCACATTCATGTTACATAATACTAATTAATGTGCAGTATTGGTCAATTGATTAATCTCTATTAAACctaaagtataaaaacataaagttgtaattttacattGGGTATGGTGTGGGGCGCAGTGACTTCAGGAAGTAATTAGACGTGTCCAGATTTTGCCATCCTTATTTTACAAAATcttgaactattcctttaagtgTACAACTCAAGTAAACACACATTGATTACCTGACATGCCAAGACtacagtgaaatgtgttttttaaaaaggtccaTATACCAACCCGATGAATGATCCCTGCAGAGTGAATATACTGtaaagaaggagaagacagATTATAGaacatagatatatatatatatacacagtaaaGTTTGTTCACAGAGCAGACAGACCCACGTGCCCCAGGCTTCCTCTAAATGGCATGTTGTGGAATTGCCAGGGCTGagttttaatgcatttttcagGCAGACGCAGACGGCTCCCTCAGCACAGAAGAGTGGTTAAAGCACATATACAGATAAGAAGGGGAAAAGATCTCAAGATCAAAGATGCTAAACTCAAAGACAAATGACCACATTTCAGACATTAGTCTTGTTTTCCAGCTTAAAATGTGCTTTATCTTTATTTCCACTGAGCACTCCTGGTAATACATTGACTGAGGGCATTGTCCCGAAACTGAAAGCACTATACTCACCATGCTGTTAAAACATCAGTGTATACTGAGAGGTCAACACATGGCTCTGCCAAGCTGCTTCCT
The sequence above is drawn from the Hippoglossus hippoglossus isolate fHipHip1 chromosome 7, fHipHip1.pri, whole genome shotgun sequence genome and encodes:
- the zgc:171775 gene encoding STKc_p38 domain-containing protein isoform X1; translation: MESPGKDPPVRAGFHRLEIQKTTWDVPERYATLRSVGSGAYGTVCSATDQKTKEKVAIKKLHRPFQSLIHAKRAYRELRLLRHIQHENVICLLDVFTPDSTLEKFTTFYLVMPLVAQDLSHIMKRRRLTIRIITYLFYQLLRGLKYIHSAGIIHRDLKPGNLAVNENCELKILDFGLARQTESEMTGYVVTRWYRAPEIIFNWMHYSQTGDEIILLYPVIVSSIAAVSCDKLLNVTVSLLSSLSVDVWSAACILAEMITGQVLFPGHDSIDQLKKILRLTGTPDSSLVQKMQSKDAQSYVQGLPPQKKKNFKDVFPSMDENAVDLLEGMLLLDPETRLTAKQGLPHPFLAEYHDPESEPDSEPYDDSFESLELAVCEWKSLIHMEIMTFDPDNPSKTAM
- the zgc:171775 gene encoding STKc_p38 domain-containing protein isoform X2 — encoded protein: MESPGKDPPVRAGFHRLEIQKTTWDVPERYATLRSVGSGAYGTVCSATDQKTKEKVAIKKLHRPFQSLIHAKRAYRELRLLRHIQHENVICLLDVFTPDSTLEKFTTFYLVMPLVAQDLSHIMKRRRLTIRIITYLFYQLLRGLKYIHSAGIIHRDLKPGNLAVNENCELKILDFGLARQTESEMTGYVVTRWYRAPEIIFNWMHYSQTVDVWSAACILAEMITGQVLFPGHDSIDQLKKILRLTGTPDSSLVQKMQSKDAQSYVQGLPPQKKKNFKDVFPSMDENAVDLLEGMLLLDPETRLTAKQGLPHPFLAEYHDPESEPDSEPYDDSFESLELAVCEWKSLIHMEIMTFDPDNPSKTAM